A region of candidate division KSB1 bacterium DNA encodes the following proteins:
- a CDS encoding valine--tRNA ligase, giving the protein MREEISKHYDPKQVEDRVYSNWENSGYFKADPDPAKKPFTIVIPPPNVTDRLHMGHAFTNTIQDIFTRFYRMLGYNALWLPGTDHAGIATQNVVERSLRKEQGLSRHDLGREKFVEMVWQWREKQGDIILKQLRKLGFSCDWSRTKFTMDEDMSKAVIEAFVQLYEKGLIYRGKYIINWCPRCQTAISDEEVDHSDREGSLWYIHYPIVDSKDSIIVATTRPETMLGDTAVAVHPDDKRYKKFIGKTAILPILKRELPIVADEAVDRTLGTGAVKITPAHDPNDFELGHRHNLPSIIVIGPDGKMNEKAGPYDGMDRFEARKKLVISLKSQGLLEKIEKHVHSVGHCQRCNTVIEPYLSEQWFVKIKPLSDPALKAVQDGDIQMLPTRWVGVYENWMKNIRDWCISRQLWWGHRIPVYYCQDCNEMMVLREAPVICSKCGKNNINQDPDVLDTWFSSWLWPFSTMGWPEETEDQEYFYPTSTLVTGPDIIFFWVARMIMAGLQFKGAVPFKHIYFNGIVRDADGRKMSKSLGNGIDPLEMIEKFSADAVRYSIMSLSVEGHDINLTKGDFEIGRNFSNKIWNAFRFLWMNAEHVDLNLDFSKFCEGHSDKLELADRWILSRYAQTIPKITQALKNFRFSEYMDSMHAFFWGDFCDWYLELIKSRLYEKDNIANKQVPMQIAIHILKNSMKLMHPVIPFITEEIWQKLKSDTDEESIMISPWPEEVSEMVSLAKDREMVFIQDVISAVRNIRGEMNVPPGKKANAFIKTSNSEYQLLEANQNYLRELGCIENLKIGAEVEKPPQSASAVVRGIELYISLEGLIDIEKEKDRLLKEIVRIEDQIQKINIKLTNENFINRAPKDVIDKERNKKITFEGNLEKLQNNYSTLNE; this is encoded by the coding sequence ATGCGAGAAGAGATTTCAAAACATTACGACCCTAAACAGGTAGAAGACCGGGTATATTCTAATTGGGAAAATTCGGGATACTTTAAAGCGGATCCAGATCCAGCTAAAAAGCCATTTACCATTGTGATTCCTCCTCCTAATGTCACTGACCGTCTGCATATGGGGCATGCGTTTACCAACACTATCCAGGATATTTTCACCCGGTTTTATCGTATGCTGGGGTATAATGCGCTTTGGCTTCCCGGCACCGATCACGCCGGTATCGCCACACAAAATGTCGTAGAACGGTCACTCAGGAAAGAACAAGGTCTTTCCCGGCACGATCTGGGCAGGGAAAAATTTGTGGAAATGGTCTGGCAATGGCGGGAAAAACAAGGTGACATTATCCTCAAGCAATTAAGAAAACTTGGCTTTTCCTGTGATTGGTCCCGAACCAAATTTACTATGGATGAAGACATGTCCAAAGCGGTTATCGAGGCCTTCGTTCAACTCTACGAGAAAGGTCTGATTTATCGCGGCAAGTATATCATCAATTGGTGTCCACGCTGTCAAACTGCGATTTCAGATGAAGAGGTCGATCACTCAGATCGCGAGGGTTCTCTTTGGTATATTCATTATCCGATTGTGGACTCTAAAGATTCAATTATTGTAGCGACTACCCGGCCCGAAACCATGTTGGGTGATACAGCTGTAGCGGTTCATCCGGACGATAAAAGATACAAAAAATTTATAGGTAAAACTGCTATTTTGCCCATTTTGAAACGGGAGCTGCCCATTGTTGCAGATGAAGCTGTTGACCGGACTTTGGGTACTGGCGCCGTTAAGATTACACCTGCGCACGATCCCAATGATTTCGAGCTTGGCCATCGTCACAATCTGCCCTCTATTATCGTAATCGGTCCTGATGGCAAGATGAATGAGAAAGCCGGTCCCTATGATGGGATGGACAGGTTTGAGGCTCGAAAGAAACTGGTTATCTCGTTAAAATCACAGGGGCTGTTAGAAAAAATTGAGAAACATGTACATTCTGTTGGGCATTGCCAAAGGTGTAATACAGTCATTGAGCCTTACTTGTCTGAACAATGGTTCGTGAAAATTAAGCCCCTGTCCGATCCCGCGTTGAAAGCTGTTCAGGATGGCGATATTCAAATGCTGCCCACTCGCTGGGTTGGCGTGTATGAAAACTGGATGAAAAACATCCGTGATTGGTGTATCTCCAGGCAACTCTGGTGGGGGCATCGGATTCCGGTGTATTACTGCCAGGATTGTAATGAGATGATGGTTTTGCGGGAAGCACCAGTGATTTGTTCGAAATGTGGCAAAAACAATATCAATCAGGATCCTGACGTTTTGGATACCTGGTTTTCATCCTGGTTGTGGCCATTTTCCACCATGGGCTGGCCTGAAGAAACGGAAGACCAGGAATATTTTTACCCGACTTCAACGCTGGTTACCGGACCGGATATTATCTTTTTTTGGGTCGCCAGGATGATAATGGCCGGACTGCAATTCAAAGGAGCGGTTCCATTTAAGCATATTTATTTTAATGGAATTGTACGGGATGCGGATGGCAGGAAAATGAGCAAGTCTCTCGGCAACGGCATCGACCCTCTCGAAATGATCGAAAAGTTCAGCGCCGATGCGGTGCGCTATTCAATAATGTCATTATCGGTTGAGGGGCATGATATCAATTTGACTAAAGGTGATTTTGAGATCGGTAGAAATTTTTCAAATAAGATTTGGAACGCATTCCGATTTCTGTGGATGAATGCCGAGCATGTAGATCTTAACCTGGATTTTTCAAAATTCTGTGAGGGTCATTCAGACAAACTGGAACTTGCAGACCGTTGGATCCTTAGCCGCTATGCGCAAACAATCCCTAAAATAACCCAGGCTCTGAAGAATTTCAGGTTTAGTGAATATATGGATTCCATGCACGCGTTTTTCTGGGGAGATTTTTGCGATTGGTACCTGGAATTAATCAAGTCAAGATTGTACGAAAAAGATAATATTGCGAACAAACAAGTACCGATGCAAATTGCAATTCATATATTAAAAAACAGTATGAAATTAATGCATCCGGTTATTCCGTTTATCACAGAAGAAATATGGCAAAAACTTAAATCGGATACTGACGAAGAAAGCATCATGATTTCACCCTGGCCCGAAGAAGTTTCTGAAATGGTTTCATTGGCTAAGGATCGGGAAATGGTTTTTATTCAAGATGTTATCAGCGCTGTTCGAAATATTCGCGGAGAGATGAATGTCCCGCCGGGTAAAAAAGCGAATGCATTTATTAAAACCTCCAATTCCGAGTATCAATTGCTGGAAGCAAATCAAAACTATTTACGTGAACTTGGATGTATCGAGAATTTAAAAATTGGAGCCGAAGTTGAAAAGCCGCCGCAAAGCGCATCTGCGGTTGTTCGTGGGATCGAACTTTATATTTCTCTTGAAGGTTTAATCGATATCGAAAAAGAAAAAGACCGGCTGCTAAAGGAAATCGTTCGAATTGAGGATCAAATTCAAAAGATCAATATTAAATTAACCAATGAAAATTTTATTAATCGCGCTCCCAAAGATGTGATCGATAAAGAGCGCAATAAAAAAATTACCTTTGAAGGAAACCTTGAAAAACTCCAAAATAATTACTCCACACTTAATGAATAA
- a CDS encoding DUF4139 domain-containing protein: protein MKNSKIITPHLMNKPLFGSLQKISFFLLNIFFLFFLHPAILAFAQNSNISVTVYNQNFALVRQTFSFQLEKGEQNIRIEDVAKSIDPTSVHLRSLSDPKSLIILEQVFEYDLIESNKVLSKFIDQTIQLIDSKGNLIEGKLLSVGSDLLLANENEEITLIKNKNIHSIKFPKLPDGLNTKPTLVWLVKSEKKSSHQLEIEYLTHGMNWTTEYVAILNDEGTQLDVDAWISIDNKSGKNFENANVSVVAGDLNLARSRRPTPQYKTMAVSEARYAQDVSEQGQFEYHLYKIDRPVSIGNNQLKQIRMFKADGVNVTKKYVLNSRERGQRLQVYLRFKNDENNSLGLPFPAGRFRVYQDKTNTGIFLGEASIKHTPPHEWIEILMGAAFDLAAKRKQIRVDRIGKQQLRESYEIVIKNQKSKTVLISVIENLLYRAPNSNWKIIASSHEYSAKDARSIEFKINIPAKKETKLTYTVEYSW from the coding sequence TTGAAAAACTCCAAAATAATTACTCCACACTTAATGAATAAACCATTGTTTGGTTCTCTGCAAAAAATTTCATTCTTTTTGTTAAATATCTTTTTTCTTTTCTTTTTGCATCCAGCCATTCTTGCTTTTGCTCAAAATTCAAACATTTCAGTAACTGTGTATAATCAGAATTTTGCCCTGGTCCGGCAAACTTTCTCTTTTCAATTAGAAAAAGGAGAGCAGAATATTCGGATCGAAGACGTAGCCAAATCGATTGATCCTACTTCCGTGCATTTACGTTCGTTGAGTGATCCCAAATCGCTCATAATATTGGAGCAAGTTTTTGAATATGATCTGATTGAATCCAATAAGGTGCTGTCAAAATTTATCGATCAAACCATTCAACTCATCGATTCAAAAGGAAATTTGATTGAAGGAAAGTTGTTGAGCGTCGGATCGGATTTGTTGCTTGCAAATGAAAATGAAGAGATCACACTCATCAAAAATAAAAATATTCACTCCATAAAATTTCCAAAGTTGCCTGACGGATTAAATACTAAGCCCACACTGGTCTGGTTGGTGAAAAGCGAAAAGAAAAGTTCCCATCAGCTTGAAATAGAATATTTGACCCATGGAATGAATTGGACCACTGAATATGTTGCCATTCTGAATGATGAGGGGACACAACTAGATGTTGATGCCTGGATTAGTATTGACAATAAATCCGGGAAAAATTTCGAAAACGCAAATGTTAGTGTCGTTGCCGGTGATTTAAATCTAGCTCGAAGCAGAAGGCCTACCCCACAATACAAAACCATGGCTGTCAGTGAAGCCAGGTACGCACAGGACGTTTCTGAACAAGGACAATTTGAATACCATCTTTACAAAATCGACCGGCCTGTTAGCATTGGCAATAATCAGTTGAAGCAAATACGGATGTTTAAAGCCGATGGCGTAAATGTAACTAAAAAGTACGTGCTGAATAGTAGAGAAAGAGGCCAGCGTTTGCAGGTTTATTTGCGGTTTAAGAATGATGAAAATAATTCTTTGGGGCTTCCATTTCCGGCCGGAAGATTTCGAGTATATCAAGATAAAACTAATACCGGCATATTCCTGGGTGAAGCCAGCATAAAACATACACCGCCACATGAATGGATTGAGATTCTTATGGGAGCAGCTTTTGACCTGGCTGCAAAACGAAAACAAATCAGGGTGGATAGGATTGGGAAACAACAATTGCGTGAATCCTATGAGATTGTCATTAAGAACCAAAAATCTAAAACCGTACTTATTTCAGTCATTGAAAATTTATTATACCGTGCACCCAATAGTAATTGGAAAATAATAGCTTCCAGTCATGAGTATTCTGCAAAAGATGCTCGCTCAATCGAATTCAAAATAAATATTCCTGCCAAGAAGGAAACAAAGCTGACATATACTGTTGAATACTCCTGGTAA